One genomic region from Haloterrigena gelatinilytica encodes:
- the mvk gene encoding mevalonate kinase, which produces MAVSSAPGKVYLFGEHAVVYGEPAVPCAIELRARVDVEQRADSKLRVHAEDLSLDGFTVEYAGEPEGRPDVDVSESLLNAAMGYVDSAIEQVRSVTGEDDVGFDVTIESDIPLGAGLGSSAAVAVAAIDAGTRELGTTLEIDDLAERAYRTEHEVQGGQASRADTFCSATGGAVRVEGDDCRSLEAPELPIVIGFDGGAGDTGELVAGVRGLREEYDFAADTVEAIGDIVRRGEDALAAGDIEELGRLMDFNHGLLSALGVSSRTLDSMVWAARDAGAMGAKLTGAGGGGCIVSLDDTNETETALSYTPGCEDAFRAELAETGVARLE; this is translated from the coding sequence ATGGCAGTCTCGAGCGCTCCCGGGAAGGTGTACTTGTTCGGGGAGCACGCGGTGGTTTACGGCGAGCCCGCGGTCCCGTGTGCGATCGAGTTACGGGCGCGGGTCGACGTCGAGCAACGGGCGGACAGCAAACTCCGGGTTCACGCCGAGGACCTGAGCCTGGACGGCTTCACGGTCGAGTACGCCGGCGAGCCCGAGGGGCGGCCCGACGTCGACGTCTCGGAGTCGCTGCTCAACGCCGCGATGGGCTACGTCGACAGCGCGATCGAGCAGGTCCGGTCGGTTACCGGCGAGGACGACGTCGGCTTCGACGTCACCATCGAGAGCGACATCCCGCTGGGCGCGGGGCTGGGCTCCTCGGCGGCGGTCGCCGTCGCCGCCATCGACGCCGGCACCCGCGAACTCGGCACGACCCTCGAGATCGACGATCTGGCCGAACGCGCCTACCGAACGGAACACGAGGTCCAGGGCGGACAGGCCTCCCGCGCCGACACGTTCTGCTCGGCCACGGGCGGTGCCGTCCGCGTCGAGGGCGACGACTGCCGCTCGCTCGAGGCGCCGGAGCTCCCGATCGTGATCGGCTTCGACGGCGGTGCGGGCGACACGGGCGAACTCGTCGCGGGCGTCCGCGGCCTCCGCGAGGAGTACGACTTCGCGGCCGACACGGTCGAAGCCATCGGCGATATCGTCCGGCGCGGCGAGGACGCCCTCGCCGCGGGCGATATCGAGGAACTCGGTCGGCTGATGGACTTCAACCACGGACTCCTCTCGGCGCTCGGCGTCTCCTCCCGAACGCTCGACTCGATGGTCTGGGCGGCCCGCGACGCCGGTGCCATGGGCGCGAAGCTGACGGGGGCCGGCGGCGGCGGCTGCATCGTCTCGCTGGACGACACCAACGAGACCGAGACGGCGCTGTCGTACACGCCCGGCTGCGAGGACGCCTTCCGCGCCGAACTCGCCGAAACGGGGGTGGCCCGACTCGAATGA
- a CDS encoding isopentenyl phosphate kinase, which yields MIVLKLGGSVITDKDRPETLDGEALERAADAVAAALEGGVEDLVIVHGGGSFGHHNASEHGVTTAEGTRDAGAALDIHGAMTTLNRFVLSRLLERGVEAVPVHPFSAGHRDVEGDLELPTGQVATLLAEGFVPVLHGDLVAHAGAGATVVSGDELVTALARDLEADRIGLCSTVPGVLDDDDAVIDRIAAYEDVAGVLGESAATDVTGGMAAKVQALLTLEAEASIFGLEDLEAFLAGDEPGTTIDSS from the coding sequence ATGATCGTCCTGAAACTCGGCGGCAGCGTCATCACCGACAAGGACCGTCCCGAGACGCTCGACGGCGAGGCCCTCGAGCGGGCCGCCGACGCGGTCGCCGCGGCGCTCGAGGGCGGCGTCGAGGACCTCGTGATCGTCCACGGCGGCGGCAGCTTCGGCCACCACAACGCCAGCGAGCACGGCGTCACGACCGCCGAGGGAACCCGCGACGCCGGCGCCGCCCTCGACATCCACGGGGCGATGACGACCCTGAACCGGTTCGTCCTGAGCCGACTGCTCGAGCGCGGCGTCGAGGCGGTGCCGGTCCACCCGTTCTCGGCGGGCCACCGAGACGTCGAGGGCGACCTCGAGTTGCCGACCGGGCAGGTCGCGACGCTGCTCGCGGAGGGGTTCGTCCCCGTGCTCCACGGCGATCTGGTCGCCCACGCGGGTGCGGGCGCGACCGTCGTCAGCGGCGACGAACTCGTGACGGCGCTGGCCCGCGACCTCGAGGCCGACCGGATCGGCCTCTGCTCGACGGTGCCGGGCGTGTTGGACGACGACGATGCGGTGATCGACCGCATCGCGGCCTACGAGGACGTCGCCGGCGTGCTGGGCGAGAGCGCGGCGACCGACGTCACCGGCGGCATGGCCGCGAAGGTACAGGCGTTGCTGACCCTCGAGGCCGAGGCCTCGATCTTCGGCCTCGAGGACCTCGAGGCGTTCCTCGCCGGCGACGAGCCGGGGACGACGATCGACTCGTCGTAG
- a CDS encoding glycosyltransferase family 4 protein, translated as MIRVLSLTTTDWRSFYQSQMTALERAGVEVTTLPVPSEHRAREDDVQRRTPLDYARYLPQVLRAAREDYDLVHANYGLTFPFAVAASALPGTDLPVVCTLWGGEYRDNPYADVIRWFTARADRVVVPSNAMADRVDRPCHNVPFPVDTERFRPVPRDEARERVGWETDERIVLFPYAPSREEKNYPLAARVVDGLPDDVRLRTVANQPYEEVPYYLNAADAVLITSRYESGPMTIKEAAACNVPVVSRDVGFAREVLEPVSDSHVVADDDALQSRLADVLAGDRRSDGRAHVTEYTVDEMGDRLRAVYQRCLESEA; from the coding sequence ATGATCCGCGTCCTGAGTCTCACCACGACCGACTGGCGCAGCTTCTATCAAAGCCAGATGACGGCCCTCGAGCGCGCCGGCGTCGAGGTGACGACGCTGCCGGTCCCCAGCGAACACCGGGCCCGCGAGGACGACGTCCAGCGGCGGACGCCGCTCGATTACGCCCGCTACCTCCCGCAGGTACTCCGAGCGGCGCGCGAGGACTACGACCTCGTCCACGCCAACTACGGACTCACGTTCCCGTTCGCCGTCGCGGCGTCGGCGCTGCCGGGGACCGACCTCCCGGTCGTCTGTACGCTCTGGGGCGGCGAGTATCGCGACAACCCGTACGCCGACGTCATCAGGTGGTTCACCGCGCGCGCCGATCGCGTCGTCGTTCCCTCGAACGCGATGGCCGATCGCGTCGATCGACCCTGTCACAACGTCCCGTTCCCGGTCGACACCGAGCGGTTCCGACCCGTTCCGCGGGACGAAGCGCGCGAGCGCGTCGGCTGGGAGACCGACGAGCGGATCGTCCTCTTCCCCTACGCCCCCTCGCGCGAGGAGAAGAACTATCCGCTGGCCGCACGGGTCGTGGACGGACTCCCCGACGACGTACGGTTGCGAACCGTCGCCAACCAGCCCTACGAGGAGGTGCCCTACTACCTGAACGCCGCCGACGCCGTCCTGATCACCTCGCGCTACGAGAGCGGACCGATGACGATCAAGGAGGCCGCGGCCTGTAACGTTCCGGTCGTCTCGCGCGACGTCGGCTTCGCCCGCGAGGTGCTCGAACCCGTCTCCGACTCCCACGTCGTCGCCGACGACGACGCACTCCAGTCGCGACTGGCCGACGTGCTCGCGGGCGATCGCCGATCGGACGGGCGAGCGCACGTCACCGAGTACACCGTCGACGAGATGGGGGACCGACTGCGCGCCGTTTACCAGCGCTGTCTCGAAAGCGAGGCGTAA
- a CDS encoding DUF354 domain-containing protein, with translation MDIIITIQHAANVHLFKHVVRDLETAGHDVHVFGREKGVTGKLLDAYDIDHELLCGEPDGWLGLGLTQLRYEYRLLRRARAIDPDYIVSSHGIAATHVAKLVGAESHVYIDTETAINGGNRLTLPFADVLYTPDNFREGYGDGHVTYPGYHELAYLHPDRFEPDPSVLRRNDVDPDERYAVIRFGAWNGNHDVGKEGISPSARRRIVDVLADDGRVFVSDEGDGPLPEDTEPLPVPPAAFHHLLAFADVVVGEVATTTLEAGLLGTPTVRISPFAGADDMGKFDELEAYGLVRSFHTSSEADAIETLERIVNDPTADETWADRREAMLEEKIDVTAYVLSRLLADVDEPTPGAPAQAERESESDADERGEPVPQ, from the coding sequence ATGGATATTATTATCACTATCCAGCACGCGGCGAACGTTCACCTCTTCAAGCACGTCGTCCGCGACCTCGAGACCGCGGGTCACGACGTCCACGTGTTCGGCCGCGAGAAGGGGGTTACGGGGAAACTCCTCGACGCCTACGACATCGATCACGAACTGCTCTGTGGGGAACCCGACGGCTGGCTCGGACTGGGACTGACGCAGTTGCGCTACGAGTACCGGCTCCTCCGCCGGGCGCGGGCGATCGATCCGGACTACATCGTCTCGAGCCACGGGATCGCCGCGACGCACGTCGCCAAACTGGTCGGCGCGGAGAGCCACGTCTACATCGACACCGAGACGGCGATCAACGGCGGCAACCGACTCACCCTCCCGTTCGCGGACGTGCTCTACACCCCGGACAACTTCCGCGAGGGCTACGGCGACGGTCACGTCACCTATCCCGGCTACCACGAACTCGCGTACCTCCATCCGGATCGGTTCGAGCCGGACCCGTCGGTCCTGCGACGCAACGACGTCGATCCCGACGAGCGGTACGCCGTCATCCGGTTCGGCGCGTGGAACGGCAACCACGACGTCGGGAAGGAGGGGATCTCTCCCTCGGCGCGTCGCCGGATCGTCGACGTCCTCGCCGACGACGGACGAGTGTTCGTCTCCGACGAGGGCGACGGCCCGCTGCCGGAGGACACCGAACCGCTTCCCGTGCCGCCGGCGGCGTTTCACCACCTGCTCGCGTTCGCCGACGTCGTCGTCGGCGAGGTCGCGACGACCACCCTCGAGGCCGGCCTCCTCGGCACGCCGACCGTTCGGATCAGCCCGTTCGCGGGCGCGGACGACATGGGCAAGTTCGACGAACTCGAGGCGTACGGCCTCGTCCGGTCGTTCCACACGAGCAGCGAGGCCGACGCGATCGAGACCCTCGAGCGGATCGTCAACGACCCGACCGCCGACGAAACCTGGGCGGACCGACGCGAGGCGATGCTCGAGGAGAAGATCGACGTCACCGCGTACGTGCTCAGCCGGCTCCTCGCGGACGTCGACGAACCGACGCCGGGGGCGCCCGCGCAGGCGGAGCGCGAGTCGGAGTCCGACGCGGACGAACGCGGCGAGCCGGTCCCTCAGTAA
- the idsA3 gene encoding geranylfarnesyl diphosphate synthase — translation MTSPEAREEAVLEAVRERRERVNEAIPEELPIQRPERLYEASRYLLDAGGKRLRPTVLLTAAESLLDVEPLGTDYREFPTLNGNRIDIMDAAVSVEVIQSFTLIHDDIMDDDDLRRGVPAVHEEYDLETAILAGDTLYSKAFEIMLETGAKPDRSVEALNVLATTCTKICEGQSLDVTFEERADVSPDEYLEMVEQKTAVLYAASACLPAILLGADEETVDALYGYGLDIGRAFQIQDDVLDLTVPSEKLGKQRGSDLVENKQTLITVHARDQGVDVDNLVDTNDVEAVTEAEIDDAVAQLEASGSIEYANTTAQDLVAQGKERLEVLPDNEARELLRDIADYLIERGY, via the coding sequence ATGACCAGTCCCGAGGCACGAGAGGAGGCGGTGCTCGAGGCCGTCCGCGAGCGCCGCGAGCGGGTCAACGAGGCCATCCCGGAGGAGCTACCGATCCAGCGTCCCGAACGGCTCTACGAGGCGTCGCGCTACCTACTCGACGCCGGCGGCAAGCGACTGCGTCCGACCGTCCTGCTGACGGCGGCCGAATCGCTGCTGGACGTCGAGCCCCTGGGCACCGACTACCGCGAGTTCCCGACGCTAAACGGGAACCGCATCGACATCATGGACGCGGCGGTCAGCGTCGAAGTCATCCAGTCGTTTACCCTCATCCACGACGACATCATGGACGACGACGACCTCCGCCGCGGCGTCCCCGCCGTCCACGAGGAGTACGATCTCGAGACCGCCATTCTGGCGGGCGACACGCTCTACTCGAAGGCGTTCGAGATCATGCTCGAGACCGGCGCGAAACCCGACCGGTCGGTCGAAGCGCTCAACGTGCTCGCGACGACCTGTACCAAGATCTGCGAGGGCCAGTCCCTGGACGTCACCTTCGAGGAACGCGCGGACGTCTCGCCCGACGAGTACCTCGAGATGGTCGAGCAGAAGACCGCGGTGTTGTACGCCGCCTCGGCGTGTCTCCCCGCGATCTTGCTGGGGGCCGACGAGGAGACGGTCGACGCCCTCTACGGCTACGGGCTCGACATCGGCCGGGCGTTCCAGATCCAGGACGACGTCCTCGACCTGACGGTCCCGAGCGAGAAGCTCGGTAAACAGCGGGGCAGCGACCTCGTCGAGAACAAACAGACGCTGATCACGGTCCACGCCCGCGATCAGGGCGTCGACGTCGACAATCTCGTCGACACGAACGACGTCGAGGCCGTCACCGAAGCCGAGATCGACGACGCCGTCGCCCAACTCGAGGCCTCGGGCTCGATCGAGTACGCCAACACCACGGCTCAGGACCTCGTCGCCCAGGGCAAGGAGCGACTCGAGGTCCTGCCGGACAACGAGGCCCGCGAGTTGCTTCGGGACATCGCGGACTACCTGATCGAACGCGGCTACTGA
- the eno gene encoding phosphopyruvate hydratase produces the protein MTLITDVRLRRILDSRGNPTVEADVVTESGGFGRAAAPSGASTGEYEAVERPPSEAIAAAREDAVPRLVGEAYAGNQREVDAALHAADGTDDFSEIGANSAVAISMAAAKAGADVLGAPLFQHLGGAFRGQNFPIPLGNVVGGGEHAADATDIQEFLVAPVGAPSVEDAVFANATVHSTVADLLEERDVPCGKGDEGAWAPSIDDSEAFEIVDEAVSIVQDEVGFNIGFGLDVAGAELYDGDAGTYEYSDRSRDTDEQIEYIAELVREYDLVYVEDPLDEDDYDAFADLTDEVGDQTLICGDDLFVTNTDRLVEGIDRGAANSILIKPNQIGTLTDAFDAIELAAQNGYDPVISHRSGETEDTTIAHLAVATDAPFIKTGAVGGERTAKLNELIRIADDAT, from the coding sequence ATGACGCTCATCACTGACGTTCGCCTGCGTCGGATCCTCGACTCGCGGGGCAATCCGACCGTCGAGGCCGACGTGGTGACCGAAAGCGGCGGGTTCGGCCGCGCCGCGGCGCCGAGCGGTGCCAGCACCGGCGAGTACGAGGCCGTCGAGCGACCGCCGAGCGAGGCGATCGCCGCGGCCCGCGAGGACGCCGTCCCGCGACTCGTCGGTGAAGCCTACGCGGGGAACCAGCGCGAGGTCGACGCCGCACTGCACGCCGCCGACGGGACCGACGACTTCTCGGAGATCGGCGCCAACAGCGCGGTCGCCATCTCGATGGCCGCCGCGAAGGCCGGTGCCGACGTGCTCGGCGCGCCGCTGTTCCAGCACTTAGGCGGCGCGTTCCGCGGCCAGAACTTCCCGATCCCGCTCGGTAACGTCGTCGGCGGCGGCGAACACGCCGCCGACGCGACCGACATTCAGGAGTTCCTCGTTGCGCCCGTCGGCGCACCCAGCGTCGAGGACGCCGTCTTCGCCAACGCCACCGTTCACAGCACCGTCGCCGACCTGCTCGAGGAACGCGACGTTCCCTGCGGCAAGGGCGACGAAGGGGCGTGGGCGCCGTCGATCGACGACAGCGAGGCCTTCGAGATCGTCGACGAAGCGGTCTCGATCGTCCAGGACGAGGTCGGCTTCAACATCGGCTTCGGACTGGACGTCGCCGGCGCGGAGCTGTACGACGGCGACGCCGGTACCTACGAGTACAGCGACCGGAGCCGCGACACCGACGAGCAGATCGAGTACATCGCGGAGCTCGTCCGCGAGTACGATCTGGTCTACGTCGAGGACCCCCTCGACGAGGACGACTACGACGCCTTCGCCGACCTCACCGACGAGGTCGGCGACCAGACGCTGATCTGCGGCGACGACCTGTTCGTCACGAACACGGATCGACTCGTCGAGGGCATCGACCGCGGTGCGGCCAACAGCATCCTGATCAAGCCGAACCAGATCGGGACGCTGACCGACGCCTTCGACGCGATCGAACTCGCGGCCCAGAACGGCTACGATCCGGTCATCTCCCACCGCTCGGGCGAGACCGAGGACACGACGATCGCACACCTCGCCGTCGCGACCGACGCACCCTTCATCAAGACGGGCGCCGTCGGCGGCGAGCGAACCGCCAAACTCAACGAGCTCATCAGAATCGCAGACGACGCGACATGA
- the rpsB gene encoding 30S ribosomal protein S2, whose translation MTDNDATQEGLDAAEEEIDEEPAEGPGPAAEEDVEPVDEQSADAEAAEADADAEPATEEEEDAGPSLDDDVMSDEEADLLIPVEDYLGAGVHIGTQQKTSDMERFIHRVRTDGLYVLDVSKTDGRIRTAADFLANYDPEQILVTSSRQYGRFPAEKFAEAVGARARTGRFIPGTLTNPKYDGYIEPDVLVVTDPIGDAQAVKEAITVGIPVIAMCDSNNQVSNVDLVVPTNNKGRKALSVVYWLLANEVLDRRGAEPSYSLDDFESGV comes from the coding sequence ATGACAGACAACGACGCAACCCAAGAAGGGCTCGACGCCGCCGAGGAGGAAATCGACGAGGAGCCGGCCGAGGGGCCGGGTCCCGCCGCCGAGGAGGACGTCGAGCCTGTAGACGAACAATCCGCCGACGCCGAGGCCGCGGAGGCCGACGCCGACGCCGAACCAGCTACCGAGGAGGAAGAAGACGCCGGACCCTCCCTCGACGACGACGTTATGAGCGACGAGGAGGCCGACCTCCTCATCCCCGTCGAGGACTACCTGGGCGCCGGTGTCCACATCGGGACCCAGCAGAAGACCTCGGACATGGAGCGGTTCATCCACCGCGTCCGGACCGACGGTCTCTACGTGCTCGACGTCTCGAAGACCGACGGCCGCATCCGCACGGCCGCGGACTTCCTCGCCAACTACGACCCCGAGCAGATCCTGGTCACCTCGAGTCGCCAGTACGGTCGGTTCCCGGCGGAGAAGTTCGCCGAGGCCGTGGGCGCTCGCGCCCGCACCGGTCGCTTCATCCCGGGCACGCTGACCAACCCCAAGTACGACGGCTACATCGAGCCGGACGTGCTGGTCGTCACCGACCCGATCGGCGACGCCCAGGCCGTCAAGGAGGCCATCACGGTCGGCATCCCGGTCATCGCGATGTGTGACTCGAACAACCAGGTCAGCAACGTCGACCTGGTCGTTCCGACGAACAACAAGGGTCGCAAGGCCCTCTCGGTCGTCTACTGGCTGCTCGCCAACGAAGTCCTCGATCGACGCGGCGCCGAGCCGTCCTACTCGCTCGACGACTTCGAAAGCGGCGTCTAA
- a CDS encoding thiamine-phosphate synthase family protein, translating to MSLVLPSELVVDRFLPTVRAMLATRLAERGMTQQEIATKLGVTQAAVSKYVSGESGGDDRFRDHPETVATVDRIADGLAGGEMDGYDALAELLALIRDLEDRGPICELHEEEMPALRGLGCDLCVRGLDPDVRAERDVLANVRTAARTLASIPEMAAAVPNVGTNVGMALPDAHDETDVAAVPGRIYEIGRRIEIPANPEFGASKHVATAILAARSVDPAVRGAVNVATDDALLEAARALGFDPLEFDADYEDRGEHLRDRFAERGSVPRVAYHRGAFGIEPITYVFGETAVDAADLVSDLLAEASA from the coding sequence ATGTCTCTCGTCCTGCCGAGCGAACTCGTCGTCGACCGCTTTCTCCCCACCGTGCGGGCGATGCTGGCGACTCGCCTCGCCGAACGCGGCATGACCCAACAGGAGATCGCAACGAAACTCGGCGTCACGCAGGCCGCCGTCAGCAAGTACGTCAGCGGCGAAAGCGGCGGCGACGACCGCTTTCGCGACCACCCCGAGACCGTCGCCACCGTCGACCGCATCGCCGACGGCCTCGCCGGCGGCGAGATGGACGGCTACGACGCGCTGGCCGAACTCCTGGCGCTGATCCGTGACTTAGAGGATCGCGGCCCGATCTGTGAACTCCACGAGGAAGAGATGCCCGCGCTACGGGGGCTCGGCTGTGATCTCTGCGTCCGCGGCCTCGATCCCGACGTCCGCGCCGAACGCGACGTCCTCGCGAACGTCAGGACGGCCGCCAGAACCCTCGCCTCGATCCCGGAGATGGCCGCGGCCGTCCCGAACGTGGGGACCAACGTCGGGATGGCCCTCCCCGACGCGCACGACGAGACCGACGTGGCCGCCGTCCCCGGCCGGATCTACGAGATCGGTCGCCGAATCGAAATCCCCGCCAACCCGGAGTTCGGCGCCTCGAAACACGTCGCGACTGCGATCCTCGCCGCCCGCTCGGTCGACCCCGCGGTTCGCGGCGCGGTCAACGTCGCGACCGACGACGCGCTCCTCGAGGCCGCCCGCGCGCTCGGGTTCGACCCCCTCGAGTTCGACGCCGACTACGAGGATCGGGGCGAACACCTCCGCGACCGGTTCGCCGAGCGCGGGAGCGTTCCGCGGGTGGCCTACCACCGCGGGGCGTTCGGGATCGAGCCGATCACCTACGTCTTCGGCGAAACGGCCGTCGACGCGGCCGACCTGGTCAGCGACCTACTTGCGGAGGCGTCGGCCTGA
- a CDS encoding ribonuclease J, translated as MEIEIATIGGYEEVGRQMTAVRAGDDVVIFDMGLNLSQVLIHDNVETERMHSLDLIDMGAIPDDRVMSDLEGDVKAIVPTHGHLDHIGAISKLAHRYNAPVVATPFTIELVKQQIEGEQKFGVENDLVKMDAGETMSIGDSGKVELEFVNVTHSIIDAINPVLHTPEGAVVYGLDKRMDHTPVIGDPIDMERFREIGREGNGVLCYIEDCTNANKKGRTPSEKVAREHLRDVLYSIEDYDGGIVATTFSSHISRVTSLVEFAKDIGRQPVLLGRSMEKYSGTAERLDFVDFPDDLGMFGHRKSVDRTFKRIMNEGKENYLPIVTGHQGEPRAMLTRMARGETPYELDDGDKVVFSARVIPEPTNEGQRYQAEKLLGMQGARVYDDIHVSGHLNQEGHYEMLDALQPQHIIPAHQDMSGYSSYVNLCESEGYQLGRDLHVTRNGNLIQLVD; from the coding sequence ATGGAAATCGAAATCGCAACAATCGGCGGCTACGAGGAAGTCGGACGGCAGATGACTGCCGTTCGCGCCGGAGACGACGTCGTCATCTTCGACATGGGTCTGAACCTCTCGCAGGTCCTGATCCACGACAACGTCGAAACCGAGCGGATGCACAGCTTAGACCTGATCGACATGGGAGCGATCCCCGACGACCGAGTGATGTCGGATCTCGAGGGCGACGTGAAAGCGATCGTCCCGACTCACGGTCACTTAGACCACATCGGCGCCATCTCGAAGCTGGCCCACCGATACAACGCGCCGGTCGTCGCCACGCCCTTCACGATCGAACTGGTCAAACAGCAGATCGAGGGCGAGCAGAAGTTCGGCGTCGAGAACGACCTCGTGAAGATGGACGCCGGCGAGACGATGTCGATCGGCGACTCCGGCAAGGTCGAACTCGAGTTCGTCAACGTCACCCACTCGATCATCGACGCGATCAACCCCGTCCTCCACACGCCCGAAGGCGCGGTCGTCTACGGGCTCGACAAACGGATGGACCACACGCCCGTCATCGGCGACCCGATCGACATGGAGCGATTCCGCGAGATCGGCCGCGAAGGCAACGGCGTGCTGTGTTACATCGAGGACTGTACCAACGCCAACAAGAAGGGCCGCACGCCCTCGGAGAAGGTCGCCCGGGAGCACCTCCGGGACGTCCTCTACAGCATCGAGGACTACGACGGCGGCATCGTCGCCACCACCTTCTCGAGTCACATCTCGCGGGTGACGTCGCTGGTCGAGTTCGCCAAGGACATCGGCCGCCAGCCCGTCCTGCTCGGCCGTTCGATGGAGAAGTACTCCGGCACGGCGGAACGACTCGACTTCGTCGACTTCCCCGACGACCTCGGGATGTTCGGCCACCGCAAGTCCGTCGACCGCACCTTCAAGCGGATCATGAACGAGGGCAAGGAGAACTACCTGCCCATCGTCACCGGCCACCAGGGCGAGCCCCGCGCGATGCTCACCCGAATGGCTCGCGGCGAGACGCCCTACGAGCTGGACGACGGCGACAAGGTCGTCTTCTCGGCCCGGGTCATTCCGGAGCCGACCAACGAGGGCCAGCGCTACCAGGCCGAGAAGCTGCTCGGTATGCAGGGCGCCCGCGTCTACGACGACATCCACGTCTCGGGCCACCTCAATCAGGAGGGCCACTACGAGATGCTCGACGCGCTCCAGCCCCAGCACATCATCCCCGCTCACCAGGACATGAGCGGCTACTCCAGCTACGTCAACCTCTGTGAGAGCGAGGGGTACCAGCTCGGCCGTGACCTCCACGTCACGCGCAACGGCAACCTCATCCAACTCGTCGACTGA